In a genomic window of Vigna angularis cultivar LongXiaoDou No.4 chromosome 6, ASM1680809v1, whole genome shotgun sequence:
- the LOC108342375 gene encoding benzyl alcohol O-benzoyltransferase-like, which translates to MASSSSSSSSSSSSLMFTVRRCQPQLVVPAIPTPHEVKPLSDIDDQEALRFHIPFIQIYRKKASMAEKDPVQVIRQALSQTLVFYYPFAGRLREGPHRKLMVNCTGEGAMFVEADADVTLEQFGDSLQPPFPCFHELLYHVPASQQITNTPLLLVQVTRLRCGGFILAFCFNHIMCDGAGLSQFMSTWAEMVRGPTKPSIPPVWCRELLMARHPPRITCNHREFEHVPDTVKGSNQHDMVLRSFFFGPSQIATIRGLVPPHLRHCTTFDLITACFWRCRTKALQIEADEDVRMMVIVNARARLNPPLPVGYYGNAIAYPAAVTTAGKLCENPFGYAVNLINKVKGEVTEEYVHSVADLMVSKGRCSFTTVRSFIVSDLRRFSFREIDFGWGKALYGGIAKAGAGAFPAVIYLTSHENANGEEGVVIPIWLPAKAMERFEHELSDMLRN; encoded by the exons ATGgcctcatcatcatcttcttcttcttcatcttcttcttctctaatGTTTACAGTGCGAAGATGCCAACCCCAGTTGGTAGTTCCTGCTATCCCCACTCCTCACGAAGTTAAGCCACTTTCCGACATTGATGATCAAGAAGCCCTGCGTTTTCACATTCCCTTCATACAAATTTATCGAAAGAAAGCATCCATGGCAGAGAAAGACCCAGTTCAAGTCATTCGCCAAGCACTCTCCCAGACACTTGTCTTCTATTACCCGTTTGCGGGTAGGCTTAGGGAGGGGCCTCACCGCAAATTGATGGTGAACTGCACCGGAGAAGGTGCCATGTTCGTTGAGGCCGATGCAGACGTCACACTCGAGCAGTTCGGCGATTCTCTCCAGCCTCCATTCCCATGCTTCCATGAACTGCTATACCATGTTCCTGCCTCACAACAAATTACCAACACTCCCCTTCTACTCGTACAG GTGACACGCCTTAGATGCGGTGGTTTCATCTTGGCCTTCTGCTTCAACCACATCATGTGTGACGGAGCTGGTCTTTCACAATTCATGAGCACGTGGGCTGAAATGGTTCGTGGTCCAACCAAACCTTCCATTCCACCTGTGTGGTGTAGGGAACTCCTGATGGCAAGACATCCACCTCGTATTACATGCAACCATCGCGAATTCGAACATGTCCCAGACACAGTCAAAGGATCAAACCAACATGACATGGTCCTTCGATCGTTCTTCTTTGGACCTTCCCAAATAGCTACTATTCGTGGCTTGGTTCCACCTCACCTTCGGCACTGCACAACGTTTGATCTCATCACGGCATGCTTCTGGCGCTGTCGTACAAAAGCATTGCAGATAGAGGCAGACGAGGATGTTCGCATGATGGTGATAGTGAATGCACGTGCAAGGTTGAATCCTCCTTTACCAGTTGGCTACTACGGCAATGCTATTGCATACCCTGCAGCAGTTACCACTGCAGGGAAGCTTTGTGAAAATCCGTTTGGGTATGCTGtgaatttgataaataaagtgAAGGGTGAGGTGACAGAAGAGTACGTGCATTCTGTGGCGGATCTAATGGTGTCTAAGGGACGGTGCTCTTTCACAACGGTGAGATCTTTCATTGTGTCCGATCTGAGACGTTTTAGTTTCAGAGAAATTGATTTTGGTTGGGGTAAAGCATTGTATGGTGGAATAGCCAAAGCTGGAGCTGGAGCATTTCCTGCAGTAATATATCTGACATCGCATGAGAATGCAAATGGAGAAGAAGGTGTAGTGATACCAATTTGGTTGCCTGCCAAAGCCATGGAAAGGTTTGAACACGAGTTAAGTGACATGCTTCGAAACTAA
- the LOC108342600 gene encoding benzyl alcohol O-benzoyltransferase yields MASASSSPKFTVRRCQPQLVVPAVPTPHEVKPLSDIDDQEALRFHVPFIQIYRKQASMAEKDPVQVIRQALSQTLVFYYPFAGRLREGPHRKLMVDCTGEGAMFVEADADVTLDQFGDSLQPPFPCFHELLYHVPASHQITNTPLLLVQVTRLRCGGFILAFCFNHIMCDGAGLSQFMSTWVEMAHGATKPSIPPVWRRELLMARHPPRITCNHREYEHVPDTVKGTHASNDHDMVLRSFFFGPSQIAAIRGLVPLHLQHCTTFDLITACIWRCRTKALQIKADEDVRMMVIVNGRGRLNPRLPVGYYGNAIAYPAAVTTAGKLCENPVGYAVELIKKLKGEVTEEYMHSVADLMVIKDRCMITTVRSCIISDLTRLKLREADFGWGEAVYGGVAEGGAGSFLEATYQVLHRSAKGEEGIVLPIWLPAKAMDRFAKELDAMFSNQNQSNTGSPSLTMSTL; encoded by the exons ATGGCCTcagcttcttcttctccaaagtTTACAGTGCGAAGGTGCCAACCCCAGTTGGTAGTTCCTGCTGTCCCCACTCCTCACGAAGTTAAGCCACTTTCCGACATTGATGATCAAGAAGCCCTGCGTTTCCACGTTCCCTTCATACAAATTTATCGAAAGCAAGCATCAATGGCAGAGAAAGACCCAGTTCAAGTCATTCGCCAAGCACTCTCGCAAACACTTGTCTTCTATTACCCATTTGCGGGTAGGCTTAGGGAGGGGCCTCACCGCAAATTGATGGTGGATTGCACCGGAGAAGGTGCCATGTTCGTTGAGGCCGATGCTGACGTCACACTCGACCAGTTCGGGGATTCTCTCCAGCCTCCATTCCCATGCTTCCATGAACTGCTATACCATGTTCCTGCCTCACACCAAATTACCAACACTCCCCTTCTACTCGTACAG GTGACACGCCTTAGATGCGGTGGTTTCATCTTGGCCTTCTGCTTCAACCACATCATGTGTGACGGAGCTGGTCTTTCACAATTCATGAGCACGTGGGTTGAAATGGCTCATGGTGCAACAAAACCTTCCATTCCACCAGTTTGGAGAAGGGAGCTTCTAATGGCAAGACATCCACCTCGCATCACATGCAACCATCGCGAATACGAACATGTCCCAGACACAGTCAAAGGAACCCACGCATCAAACGATCATGACATGGTTCTTCGGTCGTTCTTCTTTGGACCTTCCCAAATTGCTGCTATTCGTGGCTTGGTTCCGCTCCACCTTCAGCACTGCACAACGTTTGATCTCATCACAGCATGTATCTGGCGCTGTCGTACAAAAGCATTGCAGATAAAGGCAGACGAGGATGTTCGCATGATGGTGATAGTGAATGGGCGTGGAAGATTGAATCCTCGTTTACCAGTTGGCTACTACGGCAATGCTATTGCATACCCTGCAGCAGTTACGACTGCAGGGAAGCTTTGTGAAAATCCGGTTGGGTACGCAGTGGAGttaataaagaaattgaaaggTGAGGTGACAGAAGAGTACATGCATTCGGTGGCAGATTTGATGGTGATTAAAGATCGGTGCATGATTACAACTGTAAGGTCTTGTATCATTTCAGATTTGACACGTTTGAAGCTTAGAGAAGCGGATTTTGGGTGGGGTGAGGCTGTGTACGGTGGAGTGGCTGAAGGTGGAGCTGGGAGCTTTCTTGAAGCAACGTATCAGGTTTTGCAtaggagtgcaaaaggagaagaaggCATCGTCTTACCAATTTGGTTGCCTGCTAAAGCTATGGATAGGTTTGCGAAAGAGTTGGATGCCATGTTTAGCAACCAAAACCAATCTAATACCGGGAGTCCTAGTTTAACCATGTCTACCTTATAG
- the LOC108342721 gene encoding benzyl alcohol O-benzoyltransferase yields the protein SSSSSSLKFTVRRCQPQLVPPAIPTPHEVKLLSDIDDQEALRLHVVMIQIYRKHASMAEKDPVQVIRQALSQTLVFYYPFAGRLREGPHRKLMVDCTGEGVMFIEADADVTLYQFGDSLYPPFPCFHELLFDVPATQQITNTPLLLVQVTRLKCGGLILAIGLNHTMCDGPGYKQFMNAWAEMARGATKPSIAPVWRRELLMARDPPRIACNHREFEQVQDTLPSSNQNMVQRSFFIGPLDIAALRRLIPQHQHCTTFDLITACLWRCRTKALQIEADEDVRMMCIVNGRGRFNPPLPVGYYGNCFAYPAAVTTAGKLCRNPFGYAVELINKVKGEMSEEYLQSVADLLVMKGRCLFTTVRSCIVSYLARLNLREVDFGWGEAVYGGMAQAGAGGFLGTSYFCSAKNGKGEEGIIFPIWLPAEAMERFAEEFNHMLGNKNQPQTSSATFVKSTL from the exons tcttcttcttcttcttctctgaaGTTTACAGTGAGAAGATGCCAACCGCAGCTGGTGCCTCCTGCTATCCCCACTCCTCATGAAGTTAAGCTACTTTCCGACATTGATGATCAAGAAGCCCTGCGTCTCCACGTTGTGATGATACAAATTTATCGAAAGCATGCATCAATGGCAGAGAAAGATCCAGTTCAAGTGATTCGCCAAGCACTCTCGCAGACACTTGTCTTCTATTACCCATTTGCGGGTAGGCTTAGAGAGGGGCCTCACCGCAAATTGATGGTGGATTGCACCGGAGAAGGTGTCATGTTCATTGAGGCCGATGCAGACGTCACACTTTATCAGTTTGGCGATTCTCTTTACCCTCCATTCCCATGCTTCCATGAACTTCTATTCGATGTCCCTGCCACACAACAAATTACCAACACTCCCCTTCTACTTGTACAG GTGACACGACTCAAGTGTGGTGGTTTGATCTTAGCCATTGGCCTCAACCACACCATGTGTGATGGACCCGGTTACAAACAATTCATGAACGCTTGGGCGGAAATGGCTAGAGGTGCAACAAAACCTTCCATTGCACCAGTGTGGCGTAGGGAGCTCCTAATGGCAAGAGACCCACCTCGCATTGCATGCAACCATCGCGAATTCGAGCAAGTCCAAGATACCCTTCCTTCTTCCAACCAAAACATGGTTCAACGATCCTTCTTCATTGGACCACTCGATATAGCTGCACTTCGGCGCTTGATTCCCCAACACCAGCACTGCACCACATTTGATCTCATCACAGCATGCCTCTGGCGCTGTCGCACAAAAGCACTGCAAATAGAGGCAGACGAGGATGTTCGCATGATGTGCATAGTCAACGGACGTGGTCGGTTCAATCCTCCACTTCCTGTTGGTTACTACGGCAACTGTTTTGCATATCCGGCAGCAGTAACGACTGCAGGGAAGCTATGCAGAAACCCATTTGGTTATGCGGTGGAATTGATAAATAAAGTGAAAGGTGAGATGTCAGAAGAGTACCTGCAATCTGTTGCAGACCTTCTGGTGATGAAGGGACGATGCTTATTCACAACTGTGAGGTCTTGTATTGTGTCATATTTGGCACGTTTGAACCTTAGAGAAGTGGATTTTGGTTGGGGTGAGGCTGTGTATGGTGGAATGGCCCAAGCTGGGGCTGGGGGCTTCTTAGGAACTTCGTATTTCTGTTCTGCTAAGaatggaaaaggagaagaaggcaTAATATTTCCGATTTGGTTACCTGCTGAAGCTATGGAAAGGTTTGCTGAAGAGTTTAACCACATGCTAGGCAACAAAAACCAACCTCAAACCAGTTCTGCTACTTTTGTAAAGTCTACCCTCTAG